The Arachis hypogaea cultivar Tifrunner chromosome 14, arahy.Tifrunner.gnm2.J5K5, whole genome shotgun sequence DNA window GTAGATCGTATTCAATTTGTTGGTCTATTGATAAGACCATCATATTCACACTTCATTAAGCAAATATAGGATTTAGAAGATCCTGCAGAGATGGTTGTGTGGAGGAAACAGTTATGGAAAATTTTGGTGCAAATAACCAACCTATGTTTGCAACAATAGTTGTGGATGGAGTGAATTTGGTTGATTGAATTCTGCCAGAAAATCATTTGACCAAGTTTCGTATTAATGGAAAGATATCTAGGCTAATAAGTACGAGTgcagtaattaatatttaataatatttaacaatGAGGGGTTTGAATATTTTGTACATCTCAAATTCACATTATTGTCAGTCAacatataaaagtaaaaaaaaaacatattataaTGAGTTTATTTTCACACTACAAAAAAATGTTGAATACCGTCGAATTTATCAGCAGAATAACGAACATAATCTGCCAGTAAATTGCGTCGGATAAAATCCGATGGTATAAACCTCATCAGTAATTAATTACTGGCAAATTTATTTTTCTGACGGTAATTTGCGGCGGAATTACTGCCGAATTCTGATATTAAGGGTTACAAGAAATCTGATGTTAGTTACCGTTGAAAATTATCTGACGGTAAATTTTGCACCACACGCTGTTATTTTGCCTCATGTTACCGTTAGAAAAAATCCCACggtaatacttttttattttttttattaaattggaTGGTCGTTACTGTCGGCACTACAAGAAACGTCGTTAAAATCGACGGCTAAATCGACGGCTTAGCCGTCGATAATATTGAAATTCGACGGCAAAATAAACGGCGGAGTTAGTCGCTATAAAGCTTGTCGATTTTTTCAAAAtgctaataaaatcgacggcttgcCTGGCcgttgataataatttaaaaaaatcgaCAGCAAGACCGTCGATATTATgagtttgataattttatattcttactaaaatcgacaacaagagcgtcgatattattatataaaatcgacgcCTCTACTATcgatatttgatacaaataaaattgACAGCTTTCctgtcgatatttgattcaataaaattgacACGATGgccgtcgatttaattatttagatacaaatttaaaaagcgacaacacggtcgtcgattttaatagtcatatttttaattattttttttatttgaaacatagtaaacaattaatgcaaataaacttttaaatatagaaataaaatttatacagaatattagataacaagacaaataaacaaaaaatataaaaataaaatttatactaaatattagataatgagtttataaacatatcaaaataataaataatcctctaacataaagactctaagacaagataaataactaaacttagacttatatttatttaaattacaatccaccaataatacaaaatattcaaattaaaatttaaaggtaaacttcaaaacaaattttacccagtttataaaatttttctcaTTTCCAAGTAGAAGTAAAATAAGTGGTTTTCCTTTATATATTAAAGCATGCACCTTCGAGATATGAACTCCAAGATTTCGATGCACTTCAGAGCATTCTATACAGAGTAATATGCCAAGGTTTAAAGATGCCCAGTCCGGATCAGCACCACTGCACTCAGCACATTTATCATTCCCAGGAATTCCCCTTAAAATCTTAGAGACACTATGGACTTCCTTTGGATATATGTCATCCATCAAATATTTGTCACCATCCTCTGATTGACTAGTTGATGAAGCACCAGTTGCTgagtttctattttctctatcataACGAGGCTGCAGAAATTACAATGGAATAGTGTAAAAATCTTATAAGGACATTACACATAGTGCTATGTTTCAAGACGTGCAAATACATAAGCTGTTGAAGAAAGTGAGAATTAAAAAGCGACGTGACAGCCCCAGTAATTTTGTTTACCTAGTTCATCCTATCAGCTTCATTTTCTGCCTGATAGAAACAATATGCAGAGTCAACTAACAAAAACCAATATGGAACTACAATAAACTAGCACACGGCCTCTGATGCAAGATATAGAGAAGAAACTAAACCTAAAACATTCAATGATACAACTTTAACAAACAGAATGTCCATAATCCCCACGTTAGGTTCTAAACAGAAAAAAATTTATCTCAGACAAATGAGAGGTAAGTGCAAGAGAAATTTATGTTTTGTTATCACCATGATAAGCTCACACATTATTATAGAGGAATATTTAATGATTTGTTACTTCAAATATAAGAAATAAGTCAATCAGTCACCTGTAGTGTATATGTTTTTGAGGAAGAAATTATACGGAAGCAAAGACGTAGATCTGTATCCTCTGCATCCATCTTTATAGAGGATGTGCACAGATCAATTGAACAACAACCCAAAGCATCCTCATTTTTGTGATGATGACCTGTTGTGCCTTGATCAAAATCTACCAAACATGCCATTATTTTGTTCAGGAGGACGACTATAATTATATGACTGAGCACCCTGGGGGACAGATTGGAAGAACAGAATTAACAGTTCATCAAGAGGTCAAaacaaaaatatgaaagaaatatGTATTAGTACAAACAGTAATAGAAGTTAGTGAAGTTACTGATGATTTGATGGTAAGATGAAGTTGAGGTCAAAATTCAGCTGCATTGGGACTAGATATCATATTTTCTTTTAAGGCCAAACTGGTGTCAACTTCAAAATATTAGGATTATATATATTGCCTTATTAGCTCCAATGAGAACAAATTCAGTGTATCCTCTAATTCTTTATGGTACATTAGTGACTGGTTGATCAGTGTATCCGGTCCTGGCTCCAATGAGAACAAATTCAGAACTAGCTCATCCACTAAAGTGAACCGTAGTTGTGACTTTcacaaaaaagagaaaagcacACTGAAATGAAGTGCAACCAAGCTGTGCCATTTGTGAATTGCTAAAAATCAATATACATGCCATTAAGCACACACAAAGACCTACTCACACAAGTTGATTATAACAGTCATGCattttgtttttatgtttttctatttCCAAGGATATATGCCATACATTATATGAATCATGAgagaacttttcttttctttctttgctttgattCCTACTTTAATTATTgaacctttcattattattattccgCACAAATTAAGAttgtctttttccttttttttttgtttttagttcaTATGAAGCAATTGCAGAGAGcatgagaaattaaattaaagtggtAAAGTAGTGTAAGATGAGAGCTAGAAGGGGTAATGCCTCAAATTGATTATCATgttcctccactcctttcttaaCAGGAAAACTGTCATGTAGAAACAGAAAACACAGTAAAAATAGAAGCAAGTTGTCATGTGTAAACATTTACAAGTATGTGAAGAACACCAATCCATGCAACAAACAATAGAAGCTAAAAATTGAAGCATATGAAACAGAAGGTATACCTCTTTGAACGCTTGTGACTTGAAGTGAATCTCAGTCTAAGAATTTTGTTTTCTCCACTTCTCTCAATCTCCATATCTAAAACTGAAAGCCACCCAAATCAAGAGTTATTCACATAAACAACAAAATCAACGGTGGATAAAAAAAAAGCAATAGAGAGTCACTGGAAACATCATACCAAGGAACTTAACAATCAAGAACTCTCAACAAATGGATTCTAAATCACTATATAGCATTCAAATAGAAATAGAAAGATTACAAAACCAGCTAGTTACAACACAAtcaatacatcaatttcaacccCAACCAATCACAAAACTTTCCAGGTTTCTTCAATAAAGAGAAAATTATTTGATCTTGTCAATTAAAACTCCAAATGATTTACCTCTTACATCAGGTTTCttcatttattcattttaaaattattttttcaggtttttttttttgtcttttttggaTGTCACTTTATAAGGAGAAACCAGAAGACAAGAAAATACTAATGTCATTTTAGATTTTCCTATCACTAATTTGGCATTTTCAACATTATTCAAGTCAATGTGCTGAAATTCCTAAACTCAACAAACATAACATTTTTAATCCATAATCTTATCTATATCCAATGCTAAATGTTACAAACAACCAACAATAACATGAAAGCTGCTTTTCTGAAATGCATTTCTATAGATTTGGCACAGGTTGAAGGAGAACATCACTCCAGCAAGCTATGAATAGAACTCTAATTAAAAGATTTGGtttaaatgaaactaaaaaaacaTCAAATAGCATGAACACCACCAAGATCAGCAACACTTCAACATAGAGTTCAAAGTTCGAAAAGCATTAGACAATTTAATCACCTGCAAGCATTAGACAGCAGTCCAAATAGGCATCAAGCTGGAgaatatttaatttgaaaaaagtaTAGTAATAGGGAAATAAATGCATAAATATATGCCAAATGTTTGGAAGAACAAATAATTACAAATTTTGGGGAATTTGGAATAGAAATAAGACAATGGAATTTGGAAGTTCAGTAACAATAACTGCAAAAGATATCTAATTTTTGTGAGCTCGATTGAGGGAGAGAAGACGCGTAAGAGAGAGTGGAGAAGGAGGAGCGACGGCGGCATCAGAGAGAAGGAATGAAGGCGGCGCCACAGCAGCGGAGCAATGGCGGCGTGAGCACAAGGAGCGACGATGGCGCGAATGTGAGGAGCGACGGTGGCGCGAATGTGAGGAGCGATAACAGCACGGCAGCAACAGAGCGCGACGGCGGCGTGAGCAGGAGGGGCGACGACAGCGCAACCGTGACAGAGCGACGACAGCAGCGAAGAATGGTGTGAATTTGGGGTTGAACGAGGGAATTTGGGAGAATTCCGTTTCTGCACTTTGGACGCGGGAGGGGGACGCGGGTATATGTGTTTATAGTTATAAAAATCGACGGCATATTTGtcgatttttatttaaaaaaaaaagcaacaccTATAGCgtctattttatacattaaatctataccatttattctattttagaaaGCGATCTAGACCATTTAATTTTATCGACGACAATtttgtcgatattttaaataacaaaatagaCACCTTGTACGtcgattttaaattaaaagtattttcaacCTCAAGTGC harbors:
- the LOC112741413 gene encoding ADP-ribosylation factor GTPase-activating protein AGD4 isoform X1 gives rise to the protein MHLFPYYYTFFKLNILQLDAYLDCCLMLAVLDMEIERSGENKILRLRFTSSHKRSKRVLSHIIIVVLLNKIMACLVDFDQGTTGHHHKNEDALGCCSIDLCTSSIKMDAEDTDLRLCFRIISSSKTYTLQPRYDRENRNSATGASSTSQSEDGDKYLMDDIYPKEVHSVSKILRGIPGNDKCAECSGADPDWASLNLGILLCIECSEVHRNLGVHISKVHALIYKGKPLILLLLGNEKNFINWVKFVLKFTFKF
- the LOC112741413 gene encoding ADP-ribosylation factor GTPase-activating protein AGD4 isoform X2, whose translation is MEIERSGENKILRLRFTSSHKRSKRVLSHIIIVVLLNKIMACLVDFDQGTTGHHHKNEDALGCCSIDLCTSSIKMDAEDTDLRLCFRIISSSKTYTLQPRYDRENRNSATGASSTSQSEDGDKYLMDDIYPKEVHSVSKILRGIPGNDKCAECSGADPDWASLNLGILLCIECSEVHRNLGVHISKVHALIYKGKPLILLLLGNEKNFINWVKFVLKFTFKF
- the LOC112741413 gene encoding ADP-ribosylation factor GTPase-activating protein AGD2 isoform X5 codes for the protein MQLNFDLNFILPSNHQVLSHIIIVVLLNKIMACLVDFDQGTTGHHHKNEDALGCCSIDLCTSSIKMDAEDTDLRLCFRIISSSKTYTLQAENEADRMN
- the LOC112741413 gene encoding uncharacterized protein isoform X3, giving the protein MHLFPYYYTFFKLNILQLDAYLDCCLMLAVLDMEIERSGENKILRLRFTSSHKRSKRVLSHIIIVVLLNKIMACLVDFDQGTTGHHHKNEDALGCCSIDLCTSSIKMDAEDTDLRLCFRIISSSKTYTLQAENEADRMN
- the LOC112741413 gene encoding ADP-ribosylation factor GTPase-activating protein AGD2 isoform X4, which gives rise to MEIERSGENKILRLRFTSSHKRSKRVLSHIIIVVLLNKIMACLVDFDQGTTGHHHKNEDALGCCSIDLCTSSIKMDAEDTDLRLCFRIISSSKTYTLQAENEADRMN